The region ACTAACTCATCTACCTTTCCGAGAATTCTGTTTACCTCAGATGTACGAAGAGGAATAGGGTCACCTGTTCTAGGGTCACCTAAAAAGCCCATAACGTTAGGAATATTCTTCAAAATATGAGGAATTTCACCTACCAAAGCAGCCTCAATTAGGACATAGCCAGGATAGAAAATTCTCTCCTTGCTGATCTTTTTACCATTTCTAATTTGGTAAACCTTCTCAGTAGGAATAAGAACCTGAGAAATAAAGTCCTCTAGTTTTAAACGATTAATTTCGTTCTCAACATACTCCTTTACTTTCTTCTCTTTTCCTCCAATGGCCCTAAGAACATACCATTTCTTTACATTCTCTTCCATTTCAGTCCTTAACAGGCTTATTAGTTAAGCATTTGGTAGATAACCTTCATCATGTTCTCAAAGCTGATGTCCATGACGAATACCACCAGTGCGATTAATAGGGAAGCGATCATAACAATTAATGCACTGGATTGAAGTTCTTTCCATGTTGGCCACGAAACTTTTTGCACCATTTCGGTGTAAACTTCGTGAAAGTATTGTGTTATCTTCATGATAAACAAAGATTATTTTTGCACGGGAGGAGCGACTCGAACGCCCGACACTCGGTTTTGGAGACCGATGCTCTACCAACTGAGCTACACCCGTGTATAAAGGTTGATAGGACAACTCCTATCAACCTATAAATATTACTCTACAATTTCAACAACCTGACCAGCACCTACTGTACGTCCACCTTCGCGGATAGCAAAACGTAGGTTTTGGTTGATAGCAACTGGGTAGATAAGTTCTACTGTAATAGTTACGTTATCGCCAGGCATTACCATCTCAACACCTTCTGGAAGAATGATCTCACCAGTTACGTCAAGAGTACGTAAGTAGAATTGAGGACGATAGTGATTGTGGAATGGAGTGTGACGTCCACCTTCCTCTTTCTTCAAAACGTAAATCTCAGCTTTGAATTTAGTGTGAGGAGTGATTGAACCTGGTTTTGCAATAACCATACCACGCTTAATCTCGTTCTTGTCTACACCACGAAGTAGTAAACCTACGTTGTCACCAGCTTCACCACGG is a window of Tenuifilaceae bacterium CYCD DNA encoding:
- the nusG gene encoding transcription termination/antitermination protein NusG, with the protein product MEENVKKWYVLRAIGGKEKKVKEYVENEINRLKLEDFISQVLIPTEKVYQIRNGKKISKERIFYPGYVLIEAALVGEIPHILKNIPNVMGFLGDPRTGDPIPLRTSEVNRILGKVDELVDSEEELNVPYYVGETVKVIDGPFNSFSGIIEEVNDEKKKLKVMVKIFGRKTPLELSFMQVEKE